CATCAGTGCGGGTCATCAACTTTGAGGGCAATGGGCTGCGGCCGTTATGGTTCCAGCTGGCCGTAGCTTCCATTGAGATAATTTCACCATCGATGGCGCATGCGAACTTTGTCTCCCAACGGAGTTTTTCCGTCGTTTTTCTTCACGATGAGTCCGAGTACGATCAGAGCGCGGCGGCTGTTATCAACGCAAAAGAAGGCCCTGATATTGAGATTCCCCAAGGGGCCTCCCTTGTCTCGAATTTCCCAGAGATCTTCGACCTGGCGAACATCGACCATTGCACTGTGCGTCGGATCGCCTTGGGCCGCCAGTTGTTTGACTTGCATGGCGATATGGCGGTACTGGCTCGTGCCGAGCACCGCAGCGGCTTCGTGAGCCGCGAAGTCAAGGATTCCGACGGACCACTCATAACCGGGAGGCGGACCGCCTCCTTTTCTGACTCCGAGTTTGACCTTTCGCCGTTTCGCCATGCCGAAATCTCATGGTACGGGTCATCTTCCAATTCATGTTGCATATTATGCAACGTCCCGACCGGTTTTCAAGAAAAACAGTTGCATATTTGGATTCTTCCAACCAAAACGCAAAAGG
This sequence is a window from Planctomicrobium piriforme. Protein-coding genes within it:
- a CDS encoding type II toxin-antitoxin system RelE/ParE family toxin, with translation MAKRRKVKLGVRKGGGPPPGYEWSVGILDFAAHEAAAVLGTSQYRHIAMQVKQLAAQGDPTHSAMVDVRQVEDLWEIRDKGGPLGNLNIRAFFCVDNSRRALIVLGLIVKKNDGKTPLGDKVRMRHRW